A single genomic interval of Spirosoma linguale DSM 74 harbors:
- a CDS encoding aldo/keto reductase (PFAM: aldo/keto reductase~KEGG: bxe:Bxe_B0797 putative aldo/keto reductase): MEKRTLGNSGLEVSALGLGCMGLSYGYGPATDKQDAIRLIRMAFERGVTFFDTAEAYGPFANEELLGEALQPFRDQVVIATKFGFLNGDSTKGLDSRPERIRQVADEALTRLRTDRIDLFYQHRVDPNVPIEDVAGTVKELIQAGKVNHFGMSEAGVQSIRKAHAVQPLAALQSEYSLWWREPEKEILPALDELGIGFVPFSPLGKGFLTGKIDENTSFDKTDFRNIVPRFSEENRRANQKLVDLLGDLATQRAATPAQIALAWLLAQKPWIVPIPGTTKLHRLEENMGAAAIELSADDISLIDAAFSAIPVQGDRYPAHLQKRVNN; the protein is encoded by the coding sequence ATGGAAAAGCGAACTTTAGGAAACAGCGGACTGGAAGTATCCGCCCTTGGCCTGGGCTGTATGGGCTTAAGCTACGGTTACGGCCCGGCCACCGACAAACAGGACGCTATCCGCTTAATCCGGATGGCCTTCGAGCGGGGCGTTACTTTCTTCGATACCGCCGAAGCATACGGCCCATTCGCCAACGAAGAATTACTGGGTGAAGCCCTGCAACCCTTTCGCGATCAGGTGGTGATTGCAACCAAATTCGGTTTTCTGAATGGCGACTCAACCAAAGGGCTTGACAGCCGCCCCGAACGCATTCGCCAGGTAGCCGACGAAGCGTTGACGCGGTTACGCACCGACCGGATCGACTTGTTTTACCAGCACCGCGTCGATCCGAACGTACCCATTGAAGACGTAGCCGGCACGGTAAAAGAACTCATTCAGGCCGGCAAGGTAAACCACTTCGGCATGAGCGAAGCAGGAGTGCAGTCGATTCGAAAAGCCCATGCCGTGCAGCCGCTGGCCGCCCTGCAAAGCGAATACTCGTTATGGTGGCGAGAGCCCGAAAAGGAAATCCTGCCTGCACTCGACGAATTAGGCATTGGGTTCGTTCCGTTCAGTCCGTTGGGCAAAGGCTTCCTGACTGGCAAAATCGACGAAAACACGTCGTTCGACAAAACCGATTTTCGCAACATTGTTCCCCGCTTTTCGGAAGAAAACCGGAGAGCGAACCAGAAGCTCGTCGACCTGCTGGGTGATTTGGCAACGCAAAGGGCAGCCACCCCGGCTCAAATTGCGCTGGCCTGGCTACTGGCTCAAAAACCGTGGATCGTACCCATTCCCGGCACGACTAAGCTGCACCGGTTGGAAGAAAATATGGGCGCAGCGGCCATCGAGCTCTCGGCCGACGACATCAGCCTGATCGACGCTGCCTTTTCGGCAATTCCGGTTCAGGGCGACCGCTACCCGGCACACCTGCAAAAACGGGTTAACAACTAG
- a CDS encoding Na+/H+ antiporter (TIGRFAM: Na+/H+ antiporter~PFAM: sodium/hydrogen exchanger~KEGG: cco:CCC13826_1715 Na+/H+ antiporter), translated as MQNLFIDYIYLILIILGLIMLANKLRLAYPIVLVLGGLVLSLVDEFSRITISPDLVFFIFLPPLLYEASWQVSWKEFWRWRRVITSFAFPIVILTSCVIALVSHALIPGFTLALGFLLGGIISPPDAISATTIMRQVNVPKSLVSIAEGESLLNDASSLIVFRFALAAVLTGRFQFQEAAASFALVVFMGIGIGLLVGVVFYAIHRWLPTTPGIDIVLTLVTPYCMYYAAEQLHFSGVLAVVSGGLLLSNKRQQMLTYQSRIQGVNVWNSLVFVLNGLVFLLIGLQLPAIVGQLGTVSLRSAIEYGLIISGVLMLTRLVCTFGAAIFTRLMSRFITVAEPNPGWKNPFILGWAGMRGVVSLAAAISIPLLTPDGQSFPHRNLILVITFIAILITLVLQGLTLPWLIRKVKPTEQDTTPSEQQQELMIQQTINQTSLQFLAENDRSNEHLVNLYEKLKLDQRLLDDELHEPNNQKAVSRLAYQRTYLNLLQQQRNALNELNRQPDIDEELIRKYLSLIDLEEYRIREKQVFPEALNEP; from the coding sequence ATGCAGAACCTGTTTATCGACTACATCTACCTGATTCTGATTATTCTGGGTCTGATCATGCTCGCCAATAAGCTGCGCCTGGCCTATCCCATTGTGCTGGTACTGGGTGGGCTTGTGTTAAGCTTAGTGGACGAATTTTCGCGGATTACTATCAGCCCCGACCTAGTATTTTTCATCTTTCTGCCTCCGCTGCTCTATGAAGCCTCCTGGCAGGTTTCCTGGAAAGAGTTCTGGCGGTGGCGTCGGGTAATCACGAGCTTTGCTTTTCCCATCGTCATTCTCACCTCCTGTGTTATAGCTCTGGTGTCTCATGCGCTCATACCGGGCTTCACGCTGGCGCTGGGATTTCTGTTGGGGGGCATTATCTCGCCACCCGATGCCATTTCGGCTACCACCATCATGCGACAGGTGAACGTCCCCAAGTCGCTGGTGAGCATTGCCGAAGGAGAAAGTCTGCTCAACGATGCCTCGTCGCTGATCGTTTTTCGGTTTGCCCTGGCCGCTGTGTTAACCGGCCGGTTCCAGTTTCAGGAGGCCGCTGCCAGTTTCGCGCTGGTGGTTTTCATGGGCATCGGCATCGGCCTGTTGGTAGGTGTCGTCTTCTACGCCATTCACCGCTGGCTGCCTACAACCCCCGGCATCGACATTGTCCTTACGCTGGTTACACCTTACTGCATGTACTACGCGGCCGAGCAGCTTCATTTTTCGGGCGTACTGGCGGTGGTTAGCGGTGGACTGCTGCTGTCGAACAAGCGTCAGCAAATGCTAACCTACCAAAGTCGGATTCAGGGCGTCAATGTTTGGAACAGCCTTGTTTTCGTGTTAAACGGGTTGGTCTTTCTGCTCATTGGTCTTCAGTTGCCCGCCATTGTTGGGCAGCTCGGCACGGTCAGCCTACGGAGTGCTATCGAATACGGGCTGATCATCTCCGGGGTGCTGATGCTGACCCGGCTGGTCTGCACGTTTGGCGCAGCTATTTTTACCCGGTTAATGAGTCGGTTTATCACGGTGGCCGAACCGAATCCGGGCTGGAAAAACCCGTTCATTCTGGGGTGGGCCGGTATGCGCGGGGTGGTGTCGCTGGCGGCAGCCATTTCGATACCCCTGCTAACGCCGGACGGGCAGTCGTTTCCGCATCGCAATCTGATTCTGGTTATCACCTTCATTGCCATCCTGATCACGCTGGTGCTGCAGGGCTTAACCCTTCCCTGGCTGATCCGGAAAGTGAAGCCGACGGAACAGGATACGACACCTTCGGAACAGCAGCAGGAGCTGATGATTCAACAGACAATCAACCAAACGTCGCTTCAGTTTCTGGCAGAAAATGATCGCTCCAACGAGCACCTGGTTAACCTGTACGAAAAGCTGAAACTTGACCAGCGGTTGCTCGATGATGAGTTGCATGAGCCCAACAACCAGAAGGCGGTTTCCCGGCTAGCCTATCAGCGTACCTATCTGAATCTTCTGCAACAGCAGCGAAATGCACTGAATGAGCTGAATCGTCAGCCGGACATCGATGAAGAATTGATCCGAAAATACCTCTCGCTGATCGACCTCGAAGAGTACAGAATCAGGGAGAAGCAGGTATTTCCGGAAGCCCTGAACGAACCCTAA
- a CDS encoding (2Fe-2S)-binding domain protein (PFAM: [2Fe-2S]-binding domain protein; ferredoxin~KEGG: rpb:RPB_2280 (2Fe-2S)-binding protein) → MAKFSVKINGKSRQVDVDPSTPVLWVLRDHLDLTGTKYGCGMAQCGACTVHLDGTAVRSCQLPVSAVGTQAITTIEGLSAKGDHPVQKAWLAHDVAQCGYCQAGQMMSAASLLKSNPNPTDADIDAAMSGNICRCGTYLRIKEAIKSAAKK, encoded by the coding sequence TTGGCAAAGTTCAGCGTAAAAATAAACGGAAAAAGCAGGCAGGTTGATGTTGATCCATCAACCCCCGTTCTGTGGGTCCTGCGCGACCATCTTGATTTAACCGGCACAAAATACGGCTGCGGCATGGCGCAGTGCGGGGCCTGCACTGTACACCTCGACGGAACGGCCGTTCGCTCGTGCCAGTTGCCCGTTTCGGCCGTGGGGACTCAGGCCATCACGACCATCGAGGGGCTGTCGGCCAAAGGCGACCACCCCGTACAAAAGGCGTGGCTGGCACACGACGTGGCCCAGTGCGGCTACTGTCAGGCGGGACAAATGATGAGTGCGGCTTCATTGCTGAAATCAAATCCGAACCCGACCGATGCCGACATCGATGCGGCCATGAGTGGCAATATTTGCCGGTGTGGCACGTACCTGCGCATCAAGGAAGCCATTAAATCAGCCGCAAAAAAATAA
- a CDS encoding Protein of unknown function DUF2383 (PFAM: Protein of unknown function DUF2383~KEGG: ppu:PP_0797 hypothetical protein) encodes MITNKEIVDDLNELVKINNDRIQGYEKAIEDTQDPQLDDLFRHYVVQSQNFRSQLAEHIVRIDGLAVSDATSTDISSKIHRAWIDIKAAITGKDKETVLSSVEFGENAAVESYKDAIEKDHIPAYIKEDLQKQLTQLEEALAKVQGLKQAA; translated from the coding sequence ATGATTACGAATAAAGAAATTGTTGACGATCTCAATGAGTTGGTCAAAATCAATAATGACCGCATTCAGGGGTACGAAAAAGCGATTGAAGATACTCAGGACCCACAGTTAGACGACCTCTTCCGTCACTACGTTGTCCAGAGCCAGAATTTCCGCAGCCAGCTAGCCGAACATATCGTTCGTATCGACGGACTGGCAGTATCTGATGCCACCTCTACAGACATATCGAGCAAAATTCACCGTGCCTGGATCGACATAAAAGCCGCCATCACGGGAAAAGATAAAGAAACGGTGTTGAGTTCGGTAGAGTTTGGCGAGAACGCGGCTGTCGAATCGTATAAAGATGCCATTGAGAAAGACCATATCCCGGCTTATATCAAGGAAGATCTGCAAAAGCAGCTTACCCAACTGGAAGAAGCCCTGGCCAAAGTGCAGGGTCTGAAGCAAGCCGCTTAA
- a CDS encoding aldehyde oxidase and xanthine dehydrogenase molybdopterin binding protein (PFAM: aldehyde oxidase and xanthine dehydrogenase molybdopterin binding~KEGG: pzu:PHZ_c3051 isoquinoline 1-oxidoreductase, beta subunit), with the protein MKTTKSSYNRRSFLKASLLSGGGMMLSVSWLSSFAASDKMQALNLPEQWAQLNGYIQITPDNVIRLMCPNPEFGQNVMTSLPMIVAEELDIDWKNVVVEMAPHDNTKFGGQFTGGSQSVRAYWKPLRTAGASARQMLREAAAKSWNVPVDEVSTKAGVLYHEKSGKSAKYGELASKAAEIPVPKDIKLKSPKDFTIVRSGRKNVEGLKVVTGKPLFGLDYRQPGTLIAMIQHPPAFGLKLKSFDATQTLKMPGITDVFAIDVFEQGSERGAFETRTFNELVVVVGKTTWEVMNARKKLKVQWEQAPERKEATNAFGRKGEEITPAGLESTTAQLARMQEWAKKPATQLRKDGDPETAFRNAAQVIERTYNAPFLAHNCMEPMNFFAHVTDEKAFVAGPIQAPSLTEQTLSKRLGLPADKIDIQMTRMGGGFGRRAYHHYVVEAALISKKVKAPIKLIYTREDDMTYGIYRPMYTATYRAALDANKNLIAFHVKGGGIPEHPVHANRFPAGAVDNYLAEGWEIPSNITIGAFRAPRSNFNAAAEQSFLDEVAEAMGKDPIEFRLELLKRAKENPVGKNNEYDPDRYAGVLTLVRDKSGWSKAGVATSGNEKYNRGVAAYFCHNSYAAHVVDMVTRDGQPYVERVFSAMDCGIVVNPESAKNMVQGAVVDGIGNAFYGALTHKDGAAEQSNFHNYRIIRHNEAPKQIEVYFVENDIDPTGLGEPPFPPVFGAVANALYKNQGKRFYNQPFQPELEKRISG; encoded by the coding sequence ATGAAAACGACTAAATCTAGCTATAACAGGCGTTCCTTTCTAAAGGCTTCGCTGCTATCGGGCGGTGGTATGATGCTCAGCGTGAGCTGGCTGTCGAGCTTTGCCGCTTCCGATAAAATGCAGGCGCTGAACCTGCCTGAACAATGGGCGCAACTCAACGGCTATATCCAGATTACGCCCGATAATGTCATCAGGCTCATGTGCCCAAATCCCGAGTTTGGCCAGAACGTGATGACCTCGCTGCCCATGATTGTTGCCGAAGAGCTGGACATAGACTGGAAAAACGTGGTGGTCGAGATGGCCCCGCACGATAACACCAAGTTTGGCGGGCAGTTCACCGGCGGTAGCCAATCGGTGCGGGCTTACTGGAAACCCCTGCGAACGGCCGGTGCGTCGGCCCGGCAGATGCTTCGCGAAGCGGCCGCGAAAAGCTGGAACGTACCCGTCGATGAGGTGAGCACCAAAGCGGGTGTACTCTACCACGAAAAGTCGGGTAAATCGGCCAAATACGGCGAGTTAGCTTCAAAAGCCGCCGAAATACCGGTGCCTAAAGACATAAAGCTTAAAAGCCCGAAGGACTTCACCATTGTCCGTAGTGGCCGGAAAAACGTTGAGGGGCTCAAGGTCGTAACCGGTAAGCCGCTGTTTGGGCTGGATTACCGGCAACCGGGTACGCTGATTGCCATGATCCAGCACCCACCGGCGTTCGGCCTGAAGCTGAAATCGTTCGATGCCACGCAGACGCTCAAAATGCCGGGCATAACCGACGTGTTTGCAATCGATGTGTTTGAACAGGGTTCGGAACGGGGGGCGTTTGAAACCCGAACCTTCAATGAACTGGTGGTGGTGGTAGGCAAAACGACCTGGGAGGTCATGAATGCCCGCAAAAAACTGAAAGTACAGTGGGAACAGGCTCCTGAGCGCAAAGAAGCGACCAATGCCTTCGGCCGGAAAGGTGAAGAGATAACCCCCGCCGGTCTGGAAAGCACCACCGCTCAACTAGCCCGAATGCAGGAATGGGCGAAAAAACCGGCAACCCAACTCCGCAAAGACGGCGACCCGGAAACAGCCTTCAGGAATGCGGCTCAGGTCATCGAGCGTACCTACAATGCGCCTTTTCTGGCCCATAACTGCATGGAGCCAATGAACTTCTTTGCCCATGTGACCGACGAAAAAGCCTTTGTAGCAGGCCCCATTCAGGCTCCGTCCTTAACCGAACAAACACTGTCGAAGCGACTGGGCTTGCCTGCCGATAAGATTGATATTCAGATGACACGCATGGGTGGCGGATTTGGTCGGCGGGCCTATCATCACTACGTAGTGGAAGCGGCCCTGATCTCGAAAAAGGTCAAAGCCCCCATTAAGCTGATCTACACCCGCGAAGATGACATGACCTACGGTATCTACCGTCCCATGTACACGGCTACGTACCGCGCAGCACTGGACGCCAACAAAAATCTGATTGCCTTTCATGTGAAAGGGGGCGGCATTCCCGAGCATCCGGTTCATGCCAACCGATTCCCGGCCGGAGCGGTAGACAACTACCTGGCCGAAGGCTGGGAGATTCCATCCAACATCACGATTGGGGCTTTCCGGGCTCCACGCTCCAACTTCAACGCTGCCGCCGAGCAGTCATTTCTCGACGAAGTGGCCGAAGCAATGGGCAAAGACCCCATCGAGTTCAGGCTGGAGCTGCTGAAACGGGCGAAGGAAAATCCGGTCGGCAAGAACAACGAGTATGACCCCGACCGGTATGCGGGTGTGCTGACGCTGGTACGCGACAAATCCGGATGGAGCAAGGCGGGCGTCGCCACGTCCGGCAACGAGAAGTACAACCGGGGCGTGGCCGCTTATTTCTGCCATAACTCCTACGCGGCCCACGTGGTCGATATGGTGACCCGCGATGGACAGCCGTATGTCGAGCGTGTATTCAGTGCAATGGACTGCGGGATCGTGGTAAACCCCGAATCGGCGAAAAATATGGTGCAGGGTGCCGTGGTCGATGGTATCGGCAACGCATTTTACGGTGCTTTAACGCATAAAGACGGCGCGGCCGAGCAGTCGAACTTCCACAACTACCGCATCATTCGGCACAACGAAGCGCCCAAACAAATTGAGGTTTACTTCGTCGAAAACGACATCGATCCAACCGGCTTGGGCGAGCCTCCTTTCCCGCCCGTGTTTGGTGCGGTGGCCAACGCGCTGTACAAAAACCAGGGCAAACGATTCTACAACCAGCCCTTTCAGCCAGAACTGGAGAAACGGATTTCAGGATAA
- a CDS encoding transcriptional regulator, AraC family (PFAM: helix-turn-helix- domain containing protein AraC type~SMART: Helix-turn-helix, AraC domain~KEGG: bba:Bd2916 putative transcriptional regulator) — protein sequence MKNKLPASDSAVPVYQLQSFPRHEPNKPFYMIRLERLVQEFKGIDKSHTHTFYLVMWISRGSGTHTIDFKTYTIEPNQLYFLTPGQVHSWALSADTQGFNLFFDANFFKGRFGSRLYQYPFFHSHQHQPLLSAIPQPALFTDLLAYAYQEYEAHQPNRSDVFLSFVHILLETASRLYHEQQIGTDTYLYDRVRQYEELLENQFLTVREVSAYASQMNLTPNYLNHICRLVVGKTASQLWQERLLIETQRLLTHTAQSIKEIGFQLGFNDPSYFVRFFKKQTGQTPAEFRQSLVGSGVSEVVSRPFVR from the coding sequence ATGAAAAACAAATTACCTGCGTCCGACTCCGCCGTTCCGGTTTATCAGCTTCAGTCATTTCCCCGGCATGAACCCAATAAGCCATTTTATATGATCCGGCTGGAGCGGCTGGTTCAGGAGTTTAAGGGAATCGACAAGTCACACACGCATACCTTTTACCTGGTCATGTGGATTAGCCGGGGCAGCGGCACCCACACCATCGACTTCAAAACGTACACCATCGAGCCCAATCAACTGTATTTTTTGACGCCGGGGCAGGTACACAGTTGGGCGCTGTCGGCCGATACACAGGGGTTCAATTTGTTCTTCGACGCCAATTTTTTCAAGGGGCGGTTTGGCAGTCGGCTCTACCAGTATCCTTTTTTCCATTCGCACCAGCACCAGCCGCTCCTGTCGGCAATTCCGCAACCGGCACTGTTCACCGATCTGCTGGCGTATGCTTATCAGGAATACGAAGCCCATCAGCCCAATCGGTCCGACGTGTTTCTGTCCTTCGTTCATATTCTGCTGGAAACCGCCAGCCGACTGTATCACGAGCAGCAGATCGGTACGGATACCTACCTGTACGACCGCGTTCGTCAGTACGAAGAACTACTCGAAAACCAGTTTCTGACTGTTCGGGAGGTGAGTGCCTATGCCAGCCAGATGAACCTGACCCCCAACTACCTCAATCACATCTGTCGGCTGGTAGTTGGTAAAACGGCCAGCCAGCTCTGGCAGGAACGGCTGCTGATTGAGACGCAGCGTTTGCTGACGCACACGGCGCAATCCATCAAGGAAATTGGTTTTCAGCTGGGATTCAACGACCCGTCGTACTTCGTTCGCTTCTTCAAAAAACAAACCGGCCAGACACCCGCCGAATTTCGACAGTCACTTGTGGGCAGCGGGGTAAGTGAAGTAGTGAGCAGGCCATTTGTCCGATAA
- a CDS encoding carbamoyl-phosphate synthase, large subunit (TIGRFAM: carbamoyl-phosphate synthase, large subunit~PFAM: Carbamoyl-phosphate synthase L chain ATP- binding; ATP-dependent carboxylate-amine ligase domain protein ATP-grasp; phosphoribosylglycinamide synthetase; Carbamoyl-phosphate synthetase large chain oligomerisation; Carbamoyl-phosphate synthetase large chain domain protein~KEGG: tcx:Tcr_0879 carbamoyl-phosphate synthase, large subunit): protein MPKNSNIRSVLIIGSGPIVIGQACEFDYAGSQAARSIRDEGIEVSLINSNPATIMTDPINADYVYLLPLEKKSIVEILKKHQEMGKPIDAVLPTMGGQTALNLAIDCDKAGIWKKYDVQIIGVDIKAIETTEDREKFRLLMLQLGAGVCKGRTARSFLEGKEIAQEIGFPLVIRPSFTLGGTGGGFVNRPEDFDKALTAGLHASPVHEVLVEQSVMGWKEYELELLRDNNGNFVIICSIENFDPMGIHTGDSITVAPAMTLPDTLYQKMRDLAITVMGGIGQFAGGCNIQFSVNPQTDDIIVIEVNPRVSRSSALASKATGYPIAKIAAKMAIGYNLDELMNPITGTTSAFFEPAIDYVIVKVPRWNFDKFPGADRSLGLQMKSVGETMGIGRNFQEALQKACQSLEIRRNGLGADGHELTDRNALTESLQHPSWNRLFHIYDAFKAGMSFRTIQQLTKIDPWFLHQIEELIELEREIQQYDLDDIPPELLRIAKQKGYADRQLAHLLQVKESKIYQYRQAHNIRRVYKCVDTCAAEFEAKTPYYYSTFNNQVPITTDHAEPVSDLPGNESIRSNRKKIVVLGSGPNRIGQGIEFDYSCVHGVLAAKEAGYETIMINCNPETVSTDPDIADKLYFEPVFWEHVHAIIMHEQPEGVIVQLGGQTALKMAEKLTRYGIKIIGTSWEALDLAEDRGQFSSLLRDLEIPYPKFGTVRESEGALELSRELGFPLLVRPSYVLGGQNMKIVINENELEQHVMKILQDIPDNNILLDHFLENAIEAEADAICDGEDVYIIGIMEHIEPAGIHSGDSYALLPTFDLSENVIRQIEEHTKKIAVALKTVGLINIQFAIKNEVVYIIEANPRASRTVPFICKAYQEPYVNYATKVMLGDKKVKDFDFKPVKKGYAIKIPVFSFSKFPNVNKELGPEMKSTGEGIYFIDDLTDDYFQKVYSERNLYLSR from the coding sequence ATGCCAAAAAACTCCAACATTCGTTCCGTTCTGATCATTGGCTCAGGTCCTATTGTGATCGGCCAGGCTTGTGAATTTGATTACGCCGGTTCGCAGGCTGCCCGTTCCATCCGCGACGAAGGCATCGAAGTATCGTTGATCAACTCCAATCCGGCCACGATCATGACCGACCCGATCAACGCCGATTATGTGTACCTGTTGCCGCTGGAGAAGAAGTCCATTGTTGAGATCCTGAAAAAACACCAGGAGATGGGCAAGCCCATTGATGCAGTATTGCCTACAATGGGTGGACAAACGGCATTGAACCTGGCCATCGACTGCGATAAGGCGGGTATCTGGAAAAAATACGATGTTCAGATTATCGGGGTCGACATCAAAGCCATCGAAACGACCGAAGACCGGGAGAAATTCCGGCTGCTGATGCTGCAACTGGGTGCGGGCGTTTGTAAAGGCCGCACGGCCCGCTCCTTCCTGGAAGGGAAAGAAATTGCGCAGGAAATTGGCTTCCCGCTCGTGATCCGGCCGTCGTTTACGCTCGGCGGAACGGGGGGCGGCTTCGTCAATCGCCCCGAAGATTTCGACAAGGCACTCACCGCCGGTTTGCACGCATCGCCCGTGCATGAGGTGCTGGTCGAACAAAGTGTGATGGGCTGGAAAGAATATGAGTTGGAGCTGCTTCGCGATAACAACGGTAACTTCGTTATCATCTGCTCCATCGAGAACTTCGACCCGATGGGTATTCATACCGGCGACAGCATCACCGTTGCCCCGGCCATGACCCTGCCCGATACGCTGTACCAGAAAATGCGCGATCTTGCCATCACGGTTATGGGTGGTATCGGGCAGTTTGCTGGTGGCTGTAACATCCAGTTCTCGGTTAATCCGCAAACGGACGACATCATCGTTATTGAGGTAAACCCACGGGTAAGCCGGTCGTCGGCGCTGGCTTCCAAAGCAACGGGCTACCCCATTGCCAAGATTGCCGCTAAAATGGCCATCGGCTATAACCTCGACGAGCTGATGAACCCCATTACGGGAACGACCTCGGCCTTTTTCGAGCCCGCCATCGACTACGTGATCGTGAAAGTACCGCGCTGGAACTTCGACAAGTTTCCGGGTGCCGACCGCTCGCTGGGCCTGCAAATGAAATCCGTTGGCGAAACAATGGGCATTGGCCGGAACTTCCAGGAAGCATTGCAGAAAGCCTGTCAGTCGCTCGAAATCCGGCGCAACGGGCTTGGTGCCGACGGTCACGAACTCACCGACCGCAATGCCCTGACCGAAAGTCTGCAACACCCAAGCTGGAACCGCCTGTTCCATATCTACGATGCCTTTAAGGCGGGTATGTCGTTCCGGACCATTCAGCAGCTAACCAAAATTGACCCCTGGTTCCTGCACCAGATCGAAGAACTGATCGAGCTGGAGCGCGAAATTCAGCAGTACGATCTGGACGATATTCCGCCCGAACTGCTTCGTATTGCCAAGCAGAAAGGCTATGCCGACCGGCAGTTGGCGCACCTGTTGCAGGTAAAAGAAAGTAAAATCTACCAATACCGCCAGGCGCACAACATCCGCCGGGTGTATAAGTGCGTGGACACCTGCGCGGCCGAATTTGAAGCCAAAACGCCGTACTATTACTCGACGTTCAACAACCAGGTGCCCATCACGACGGATCATGCCGAACCGGTTTCTGACCTGCCCGGCAACGAGTCGATCCGCAGCAACCGCAAGAAGATCGTCGTACTGGGTTCCGGTCCGAACCGCATCGGTCAGGGCATCGAGTTCGACTATTCCTGCGTACACGGTGTGTTGGCGGCCAAAGAGGCCGGGTACGAAACCATCATGATTAACTGTAATCCGGAGACCGTTTCGACCGACCCCGATATTGCTGATAAGCTGTACTTCGAACCGGTTTTCTGGGAGCACGTTCACGCCATCATCATGCACGAGCAGCCGGAAGGTGTTATTGTGCAGCTGGGTGGGCAAACGGCCCTGAAAATGGCCGAGAAACTGACGCGCTACGGTATCAAAATCATCGGAACCAGTTGGGAAGCTCTCGACCTGGCCGAAGACCGGGGTCAGTTTTCGAGCCTGCTGCGCGATTTGGAGATTCCGTACCCGAAATTCGGAACGGTGCGCGAGTCGGAAGGGGCGCTGGAACTCTCCCGTGAGTTAGGTTTCCCGCTGCTGGTTCGCCCAAGCTACGTGCTGGGTGGTCAGAACATGAAAATCGTGATCAACGAGAACGAGCTGGAACAGCACGTGATGAAGATCCTTCAGGATATTCCGGACAACAACATTCTGCTCGACCACTTCCTCGAAAACGCCATCGAAGCCGAAGCCGACGCTATTTGCGATGGCGAAGATGTGTACATCATCGGGATCATGGAGCATATCGAACCGGCGGGTATCCACTCCGGCGACTCGTACGCCCTGCTACCCACCTTCGATCTGAGCGAGAACGTAATCCGGCAGATCGAAGAGCACACGAAAAAGATTGCCGTTGCGCTCAAGACGGTCGGGCTGATCAATATTCAGTTCGCCATCAAGAACGAGGTGGTCTACATTATCGAAGCAAACCCCCGCGCCAGCCGCACGGTGCCGTTCATCTGCAAAGCGTATCAGGAGCCGTATGTGAACTACGCCACCAAGGTGATGCTGGGCGACAAGAAGGTGAAGGATTTTGATTTCAAACCCGTTAAAAAGGGCTACGCCATCAAGATTCCGGTGTTCTCGTTCAGTAAGTTCCCGAATGTAAATAAGGAACTCGGCCCGGAAATGAAATCGACCGGCGAGGGCATTTACTTCATCGACGACCTAACGGACGATTATTTCCAGAAGGTCTACTCCGAGCGGAATCTGTATCTGAGCCGGTAG